One Thermococcus eurythermalis DNA segment encodes these proteins:
- a CDS encoding methyl-accepting chemotaxis protein produces MDFRRKLFMAIAIPLVLVVLSAIIVQQIAMKQLTGALASAGASVQAVLSSHRRILWMNIGIMALTALVSGGIAFKLMGSALEPVVEMTRVANAISEGRLKEAEQMIGRIRYRENDEIGRLLEAFKVISTDVLETLELIAERMEKISQGDITEELTAHAKGDFEEILNSMRSAIVNLKSLMVTVKELATTLENRADDLTKITSEISEAVGQVAEAISQVSTEAQRQQESITMITDSVNMTADLTRKTMEAVEEFSGIVEEVLNIAREGEENGQRAISQIGQIQSSMRSISEAVSEVADRSRHIDEIINAISSIAEQTNLLALNAAVEAARAGDAGKGFAVVAEEIRNLAEESKRAAEKIKEIVNEIQDKVENAVIETKNGSRVIDESVDFLRETVGYLVNISELLKDVEERFSGLKSEIGRTNEEMEEAKKALENLAASAEETTASAEEVSASAEEQASALEEVRRNILELRQIVGELRHAVEFIRA; encoded by the coding sequence ATGGACTTCAGAAGGAAGCTTTTCATGGCTATTGCCATTCCCCTGGTTCTTGTAGTTCTCAGCGCCATTATCGTCCAGCAGATTGCTATGAAGCAGCTTACAGGGGCCCTAGCGTCTGCAGGAGCCTCTGTGCAGGCTGTCCTCAGCTCACACAGGCGTATCCTCTGGATGAACATAGGGATAATGGCACTCACTGCCCTTGTGTCGGGCGGGATAGCCTTCAAGCTGATGGGCTCCGCCCTTGAACCGGTAGTTGAAATGACACGCGTTGCGAACGCGATTTCTGAGGGCCGGCTCAAAGAAGCGGAGCAGATGATAGGGAGAATCCGCTACCGTGAAAATGATGAGATAGGTAGGCTTCTTGAGGCTTTCAAAGTAATTTCGACAGATGTTCTTGAGACCCTTGAACTCATAGCTGAAAGAATGGAGAAAATATCCCAAGGCGACATAACTGAAGAGTTAACGGCCCACGCTAAGGGTGACTTTGAGGAAATTCTCAACTCAATGCGTTCTGCGATAGTGAATCTGAAGAGCCTTATGGTGACTGTCAAGGAGCTTGCTACGACTCTTGAGAACCGGGCTGACGACCTCACTAAGATTACATCTGAGATAAGTGAAGCTGTAGGTCAGGTCGCTGAGGCCATTAGTCAGGTCAGTACAGAGGCGCAGAGACAGCAGGAGAGCATCACAATGATAACGGACAGCGTTAACATGACTGCGGACTTGACTAGGAAGACTATGGAGGCCGTTGAGGAGTTCAGTGGTATTGTAGAGGAAGTTCTTAACATAGCCAGGGAAGGTGAGGAGAACGGACAGCGGGCCATTTCTCAGATTGGGCAGATTCAGAGCTCAATGCGCTCTATAAGTGAGGCTGTCTCAGAGGTTGCCGACAGGAGCAGGCATATTGACGAGATAATAAACGCAATCAGCTCAATTGCGGAGCAGACTAACCTTCTGGCACTCAATGCGGCCGTTGAAGCGGCGCGGGCGGGTGATGCTGGGAAAGGATTTGCCGTCGTTGCCGAGGAGATCAGGAATCTAGCGGAGGAGAGCAAACGGGCGGCTGAGAAGATAAAGGAGATAGTTAACGAAATCCAGGACAAAGTGGAGAACGCCGTAATTGAGACAAAGAACGGCTCAAGGGTCATAGACGAGTCTGTGGACTTCCTGAGGGAGACCGTTGGTTACCTGGTCAATATCAGCGAGCTCTTGAAGGACGTCGAGGAGCGCTTCTCGGGGCTTAAGTCTGAGATAGGGCGGACGAACGAGGAGATGGAAGAGGCCAAGAAGGCCCTTGAGAACCTTGCCGCGAGTGCCGAAGAAACAACTGCCAGCGCCGAGGAGGTCAGTGCGAGTGCTGAGGAGCAGGCCTCTGCCCTGGAGGAAGTCAGGAGGAACATCCTTGAACTGAGACAGATAGTTGGAGAGCTCAGGCACGCCGTGGAGTTCATAAGAGCCTGA
- a CDS encoding MarC family protein, protein MSELSTILSSALLMLIMIDPSDKILLVSFLREDFHIEDIKALIIRANLIGFLLLASFAVAGQIILREIFHIDINALKVAGGFVLFKIGLEALEGGGMFTLKRERDILALAAVPVAMPLIAGPAAITAAITLTAEYGYLVSLSATAIAIAIVAISMFVALYMMKSVNKTFLSVTIRIIGLFIMAIGAQMMVEGVVGIYLLMTSSG, encoded by the coding sequence ATGAGTGAACTGTCAACCATACTGAGCTCCGCACTGCTGATGCTCATCATGATAGACCCGAGCGATAAGATACTCCTCGTCAGCTTTCTGCGCGAGGACTTCCACATAGAGGACATTAAAGCCCTCATCATAAGGGCCAACCTTATAGGTTTCCTTCTCCTGGCGAGCTTCGCCGTGGCCGGCCAGATAATTCTGCGGGAGATTTTCCACATAGACATAAACGCCCTGAAGGTTGCTGGGGGCTTCGTTCTCTTCAAGATAGGTCTGGAAGCGCTGGAAGGCGGCGGAATGTTCACGCTGAAGAGGGAGCGCGACATACTCGCTCTAGCCGCCGTTCCCGTTGCGATGCCCCTGATAGCCGGTCCCGCCGCGATAACTGCCGCCATCACCCTCACGGCCGAGTATGGCTACCTCGTTTCCCTTTCGGCCACTGCCATAGCGATAGCTATCGTTGCCATCTCGATGTTTGTTGCGCTTTACATGATGAAGTCGGTCAATAAGACGTTCCTGAGCGTCACGATAAGGATAATCGGTCTCTTCATAATGGCCATTGGGGCTCAAATGATGGTCGAGGGCGTCGTCGGGATATACCTCCTCATGACATCTTCTGGATGA
- the hisS gene encoding histidine--tRNA ligase: MKVERVKGTRDFLPGEMAKRRWVLDKIRETFERYNFHEVLTPTFEYTDLFRLRSGEEVVKQLYAFLDKGGRDISLRPDMTSSVARLYVSSFQTAPKPIKWYYIANMFRYEEPQSGRYREFWQAGVELIGSDKVEADAEVIALFTESYLATGLEDFTVNVGDRILLDEFAKMLSVKDDIGLMRLIDKKDKLTQEEFVKALKDFGLDDEGVEKVLSLIEIKGEPNEVLPKAEELFTSEKAKEEIKRLYELVDLLDAYGVSKWIRIDLGIARGFDYYTSVVFEAIAPNDLGIGSIGGGGRYDNLIEVFGGKPTPATGFAIGVERLIPILEWKGLIPEPKLRPDVYVIPIGNEAELKKTAVDVVSALRRAGVKADVELTGRKLRKALDYAGRLGVPYVVLIGKRDLAEGRVTIRDMESGEQRAVEKERVVEEVLALLGL; this comes from the coding sequence ATGAAAGTTGAGCGCGTTAAGGGGACGAGGGACTTTTTACCAGGAGAGATGGCGAAGAGGAGATGGGTGCTTGACAAGATTCGCGAAACCTTTGAGCGTTATAACTTTCACGAGGTCTTAACGCCCACTTTTGAATACACTGACCTCTTTAGGCTCAGGAGCGGTGAGGAAGTCGTTAAACAGCTCTACGCCTTCCTCGACAAGGGGGGTAGGGACATCTCCCTGAGGCCGGACATGACTTCGAGCGTCGCGAGGCTCTACGTCTCATCTTTCCAAACGGCTCCGAAGCCCATCAAGTGGTACTACATCGCCAACATGTTCCGCTACGAGGAACCACAGAGCGGCCGCTACCGTGAGTTCTGGCAGGCGGGCGTTGAGCTCATCGGGAGCGATAAGGTCGAGGCCGATGCTGAGGTAATCGCGCTCTTCACAGAGAGCTACCTCGCCACAGGCCTTGAGGACTTCACAGTGAACGTCGGTGACAGAATTCTGCTCGACGAGTTCGCCAAGATGCTCAGCGTCAAAGACGACATCGGGCTCATGAGGCTCATAGACAAGAAGGACAAGCTTACCCAAGAGGAGTTCGTTAAAGCTTTGAAAGACTTTGGGCTGGACGATGAGGGCGTCGAGAAAGTCCTCTCGCTGATTGAAATAAAGGGCGAGCCGAACGAGGTTCTCCCGAAGGCGGAAGAGCTCTTCACGAGCGAGAAGGCTAAAGAAGAAATCAAGCGCCTCTACGAGCTGGTTGACCTGCTCGACGCCTATGGAGTCTCGAAATGGATTAGGATTGACCTCGGAATAGCGCGCGGTTTTGACTACTACACGAGCGTCGTCTTCGAGGCGATAGCGCCGAACGACCTCGGAATCGGCTCGATAGGCGGCGGTGGAAGGTACGACAACCTCATCGAGGTCTTCGGTGGCAAGCCGACGCCAGCGACGGGTTTCGCAATAGGCGTTGAGAGGCTCATTCCAATCCTCGAATGGAAGGGCCTAATTCCGGAGCCGAAGCTGAGACCCGACGTCTACGTGATTCCAATCGGAAACGAGGCTGAGCTCAAAAAGACCGCAGTTGATGTGGTTTCGGCCCTCAGGAGGGCTGGCGTTAAGGCCGACGTTGAGCTGACCGGCAGAAAGCTTAGGAAGGCCCTTGACTATGCTGGAAGGCTCGGTGTCCCCTACGTCGTACTCATCGGTAAGAGAGACCTCGCCGAGGGCAGGGTGACTATAAGGGACATGGAGAGCGGAGAACAGAGGGCCGTGGAGAAGGAGAGGGTTGTGGAAGAAGTGCTGGCCCTTCTGGGCCTCTGA
- a CDS encoding phospholipase D-like domain-containing protein: MRAKNYVLVLVVAAVLLTAGCLGGKTVENAGTVTVEKNRTVTETTTTTKIVPVENRSSEMELAENLSKCNSQVLLLQQALNQTMERLKNLSESYKACLVEVESQRNTSKSLKACEDDLARTREKLRETTAELESCRERLENMSGNTTSVELLPDEEYYRRAISAIDNSRESVYVMMFLMKYDPGDSFDWANDLIRALVSARRRGVEVHVLLEDSLEDNREAYEYLRSNGVDVSFDSPQTTLHAKVIVVDGEIVFIGSHNWSESALYWNHEVSVRIRSREMAERVIAYFEDVRREA; this comes from the coding sequence ATGAGGGCAAAAAACTACGTGCTGGTGTTAGTAGTCGCCGCGGTACTCCTCACTGCAGGGTGCCTCGGCGGGAAAACAGTTGAGAACGCAGGGACGGTCACCGTCGAGAAGAACAGGACAGTTACAGAGACAACAACGACCACTAAAATCGTCCCCGTGGAGAACAGGAGCTCGGAGATGGAGCTTGCCGAGAACCTCTCAAAGTGCAATAGCCAGGTACTGCTACTCCAGCAGGCCCTTAACCAGACGATGGAGAGACTAAAAAACCTCAGCGAGAGCTACAAAGCCTGCCTAGTGGAAGTTGAAAGCCAGAGGAATACAAGCAAAAGCTTGAAGGCATGCGAGGACGACCTAGCCAGAACCCGGGAGAAACTGAGGGAGACAACGGCGGAGCTGGAGTCCTGCAGGGAGCGGCTTGAAAACATGTCCGGCAACACTACAAGCGTTGAGCTTCTGCCTGACGAAGAGTACTACCGCAGGGCCATAAGTGCAATAGATAACTCCAGGGAGAGTGTATACGTTATGATGTTCTTGATGAAGTACGACCCAGGGGACAGCTTTGACTGGGCCAACGACCTCATACGGGCCCTCGTCAGCGCCAGGAGAAGGGGCGTCGAAGTCCACGTGCTCCTTGAAGACAGCCTCGAAGACAACAGGGAGGCCTACGAGTACCTCCGCTCCAACGGAGTAGATGTTTCCTTTGACTCACCCCAAACGACCCTCCACGCAAAGGTCATAGTTGTTGACGGCGAAATAGTTTTCATCGGGAGCCACAACTGGAGCGAGAGCGCCCTGTACTGGAACCACGAGGTGAGCGTACGGATACGCTCCAGGGAAATGGCAGAGAGGGTAATAGCGTACTTCGAGGACGTCAGAAGGGAGGCCTGA
- the alaS gene encoding alanine--tRNA ligase: MSMDMTTRMFKEEGWIRKQCPKCGKYFWTLDPDRETCGDPPCDEYGFIGKPGIPKKYTLDEMREKFLSFFEKHGHGRVNRYPVLPRWRDDVLLVGASIMDFQPWVISGEADPPANPLTISQPSIRFTDIDNVGITGRHFTIFEMMAHHAFNYPGKPIYWMDETVELAFEFFTKELGMKPEDITFKENPWAGGGNAGPAFEVLYRGLEVATLVFMQYKKAPENADPSQVVEIKGDYYVPMETRVVDTGYGLERLVWMSHGTPTAYDAVLGYVIEPLKKMAGVEKIDERILMENSRLAGIFDIEDMGDLRYLREQVAKRVGITVEELEKAVRPYELIYAIADHTKALTFMLADGVIPSNVKAGYLARLLIRKSIRHLRELGLEVPLAEIVAMHIKELSPTFPEFKEMEDVILDIINVEEKRYQETLKRGSDLVKREIAKLKKKGINELPLEKLILFYESHGLTPEIVAEVAQKEGITVEIPDNFYTLVAKQAEKTEKKTAAEYVVDFELVKDLPETRTLYYEDPFMKEFDAEVLKVIDDWVVLNQTALYPEGGGQPYDTGTLEVNGEEVRVTNVQKVGRVILHRVERPELFKPGVKVHGKLDWDRRIQHMRHHTGTHVLMGALVRVLGKHVWQAGSQLHTDWARLDISHYKRITEEELREIERLANRVVMENREVTWEWLPRTEAEMKYGFRLYQGGVVPGRTIRVVKIEDWDVQACGGTHLPNTGLIGPIKILRTERIQDGVERIIFAAGEAAVDWMQETERLLKKTAEIFRVPVEKVPETAERFFNEWKEARKEVEKLRKELAKLLVYELEDKAEKVGGVEFIGAVVEGTMDDLREAANRLRKEKRVVVLISREGHFVVAVGDGLDLKAEELAKIITSVAGGGGGGRKELAQGRIKNPLKAEEAIEEVKKRLG, from the coding sequence ATGAGCATGGACATGACCACGAGAATGTTCAAAGAGGAAGGATGGATTAGAAAGCAGTGCCCCAAGTGCGGCAAGTACTTCTGGACGCTCGACCCTGACAGGGAGACCTGCGGCGACCCGCCGTGTGACGAGTACGGGTTCATCGGAAAGCCGGGCATTCCGAAGAAGTACACCCTCGACGAGATGCGCGAGAAGTTCCTGAGCTTCTTTGAGAAGCACGGCCACGGAAGGGTGAATCGCTACCCGGTTCTTCCGCGCTGGAGAGACGACGTCCTGCTCGTTGGAGCGAGCATAATGGACTTCCAGCCGTGGGTAATCAGCGGTGAGGCCGACCCTCCAGCCAACCCGCTCACCATAAGTCAGCCCTCGATAAGGTTCACAGACATTGACAACGTCGGAATAACGGGCAGACACTTCACGATTTTCGAGATGATGGCCCACCACGCCTTCAACTACCCGGGCAAGCCAATCTACTGGATGGACGAGACCGTTGAGCTGGCCTTCGAGTTCTTCACGAAGGAGCTCGGCATGAAGCCAGAGGACATCACCTTCAAGGAGAACCCCTGGGCTGGTGGAGGAAACGCCGGGCCGGCGTTCGAGGTGCTCTACCGCGGTCTTGAGGTTGCAACGCTCGTCTTCATGCAGTACAAGAAGGCCCCCGAAAACGCCGACCCGAGCCAGGTGGTTGAGATAAAGGGCGACTACTACGTCCCGATGGAGACCCGCGTTGTTGACACCGGCTACGGCCTTGAGAGGCTCGTCTGGATGAGCCACGGAACGCCTACCGCTTACGACGCCGTCCTCGGCTATGTCATCGAGCCCCTGAAGAAGATGGCCGGCGTTGAAAAGATAGACGAGAGAATTCTGATGGAGAACTCCCGCCTCGCTGGAATATTCGACATCGAGGACATGGGCGACCTGCGTTACCTCCGCGAGCAGGTGGCGAAGCGCGTCGGCATAACCGTCGAGGAGCTTGAGAAGGCCGTTAGGCCCTACGAGCTCATCTACGCCATAGCCGACCACACCAAGGCCCTGACATTCATGCTCGCCGACGGTGTAATCCCGTCCAACGTTAAGGCAGGCTATTTAGCTAGGCTCCTCATAAGGAAGAGCATAAGACATCTGAGGGAGCTCGGCCTCGAAGTTCCGCTCGCTGAAATCGTCGCGATGCACATAAAGGAGCTCTCACCGACGTTCCCCGAGTTCAAGGAGATGGAAGATGTTATTCTCGACATAATCAACGTCGAGGAGAAGCGCTATCAGGAGACCCTCAAGAGGGGAAGCGACCTCGTCAAGCGCGAGATAGCGAAGCTCAAGAAGAAGGGCATCAACGAGCTCCCGCTTGAGAAGCTGATACTGTTCTACGAGAGCCACGGCCTTACCCCTGAGATAGTGGCAGAAGTGGCGCAGAAAGAGGGCATAACGGTCGAGATTCCGGACAACTTCTACACGCTCGTGGCTAAACAGGCCGAGAAAACCGAGAAGAAGACCGCCGCTGAATACGTCGTTGACTTCGAGCTGGTCAAGGATTTGCCCGAGACGAGGACGCTCTACTACGAGGACCCGTTCATGAAGGAGTTCGATGCCGAGGTTCTCAAGGTCATAGACGACTGGGTCGTGCTCAACCAGACGGCCCTCTATCCGGAGGGTGGCGGTCAGCCCTACGACACCGGAACGCTTGAGGTTAACGGAGAGGAAGTCAGGGTCACCAACGTCCAGAAGGTCGGGAGGGTAATCCTCCACAGGGTCGAGAGGCCGGAGCTCTTCAAGCCGGGCGTTAAAGTTCACGGGAAGCTCGACTGGGACAGGAGAATACAGCACATGCGCCACCACACGGGAACGCACGTCCTCATGGGAGCTCTCGTCAGAGTCTTAGGAAAGCACGTCTGGCAAGCTGGAAGTCAGCTCCACACCGACTGGGCGAGGCTGGACATAAGTCACTACAAGCGCATCACCGAGGAGGAACTTAGAGAAATCGAGCGCCTCGCCAACCGCGTCGTCATGGAGAACAGGGAGGTGACCTGGGAGTGGCTTCCGAGGACCGAAGCAGAAATGAAGTACGGCTTCCGCCTCTACCAGGGTGGCGTCGTTCCCGGAAGAACGATAAGGGTCGTTAAAATAGAGGACTGGGACGTTCAGGCCTGTGGTGGAACGCACCTGCCGAACACCGGTCTAATAGGCCCGATTAAGATCCTGAGGACCGAGCGCATACAGGACGGCGTTGAGAGAATAATATTCGCCGCCGGAGAGGCCGCTGTTGACTGGATGCAAGAGACGGAGAGGCTCCTCAAGAAGACCGCTGAAATCTTCCGCGTTCCAGTGGAGAAGGTGCCAGAAACCGCGGAGAGGTTCTTCAACGAGTGGAAGGAGGCCAGGAAGGAGGTCGAGAAGCTCAGGAAAGAGTTAGCCAAGCTCCTCGTCTACGAGCTCGAAGACAAGGCCGAGAAGGTCGGCGGGGTGGAGTTCATAGGTGCAGTTGTCGAGGGCACGATGGACGACCTCCGCGAGGCCGCCAACAGGCTCAGGAAGGAGAAGAGGGTTGTAGTCCTCATCAGCAGGGAGGGCCACTTTGTCGTTGCCGTTGGCGACGGCCTTGACCTTAAGGCTGAGGAGCTGGCGAAAATAATAACCTCCGTCGCTGGCGGTGGCGGTGGCGGAAGGAAAGAGCTCGCCCAGGGCAGGATAAAGAACCCGCTGAAGGCCGAGGAGGCGATAGAGGAGGTCAAGAAGAGGCTCGGGTGA
- a CDS encoding ABC transporter permease gives MRDGLRIVREFFEVQRAIFFSYRWDVVSYLIGLLIQVVVMGIFASLVTINANIEQYGTDSFLQFFLIGFIVHNIIFLPRGSLSKLLIGRSFPMLYASPAGMVAIFVGINAWNVVWSLMIMGLITAVFVFFYGLVIHINLGALLVILAGFTLTFALELFSAGFRAATKARQDPINWFLNLTSQLVSGLYFPPQVLPWWLQPISKIHPERYILEMARLTMGGGYSVSQIWPSFVNLVITTGVMLVVGVAMFRWGVGKAMQLGTLGHV, from the coding sequence ATGAGGGACGGCCTTAGAATAGTCCGCGAGTTCTTCGAGGTTCAGAGGGCGATCTTTTTCAGCTACCGCTGGGATGTGGTCAGCTATCTGATAGGCCTTCTAATCCAGGTTGTGGTGATGGGGATATTCGCCAGTCTGGTGACTATAAATGCGAACATCGAGCAGTACGGAACCGACTCATTCCTACAGTTCTTTCTGATAGGCTTCATCGTGCATAACATAATATTCCTTCCGCGGGGTAGCCTTTCCAAGCTCCTGATTGGGCGGAGCTTCCCAATGCTCTACGCCTCTCCAGCAGGAATGGTGGCGATCTTCGTGGGGATAAACGCTTGGAACGTCGTCTGGAGCCTTATGATAATGGGTCTGATAACGGCAGTCTTCGTTTTCTTCTACGGCTTGGTCATACACATCAACCTCGGTGCTTTGCTTGTTATCCTCGCGGGCTTCACCCTCACTTTCGCCCTTGAACTTTTTTCAGCGGGCTTTCGGGCCGCAACTAAAGCCAGACAGGATCCCATAAACTGGTTTCTGAACCTCACGTCTCAGCTCGTTAGTGGTCTTTACTTTCCACCCCAAGTTCTCCCTTGGTGGCTCCAGCCTATTTCCAAGATACACCCCGAGAGGTACATTCTTGAGATGGCCAGGCTGACTATGGGCGGGGGCTATTCAGTGTCCCAGATCTGGCCCAGCTTCGTTAACCTCGTCATCACCACTGGGGTCATGCTGGTCGTTGGCGTAGCGATGTTCCGCTGGGGGGTCGGCAAGGCGATGCAACTGGGCACCCTCGGGCACGTCTGA
- a CDS encoding ABC transporter ATP-binding protein has protein sequence MIEAEHLTKYYPPPFRGFFDLKSIKDFLGKPREEIPALVDLNFRVREGEIFGLLGPNGAGKTTLCKIANGLLEPSSGRLLIDGHDSFREHGKVAGKMFTVFTGERDMWGIFQWRLSIQRNLRFIARLWKVPEGEIGERIEYALKLLNLWEKRDEWYQKLSAGMKQKVYIASALVVRPKYLILDEPTVFLDVITKGEIHDAILTMARDFRTTVLLTTHDLGEAEKLSDRVLLFNKRPILEGKPEEISRKLRVPVDKKVVALVEGKFDCNCDGLVKCTFKNGYTHLVAYLKVDEVDEFVRFLSLKGALQIKVEDLSLEDVFLLIFDNRLFGG, from the coding sequence ATGATAGAGGCGGAGCACCTGACCAAGTACTATCCTCCCCCGTTCCGGGGCTTCTTCGACCTGAAGAGCATAAAGGACTTTCTAGGTAAGCCGAGGGAGGAGATTCCGGCCCTAGTGGATTTGAACTTCAGGGTTCGGGAGGGGGAAATATTCGGCCTCCTCGGCCCGAACGGTGCGGGAAAGACGACCCTCTGTAAAATTGCCAACGGCCTGCTGGAGCCGAGTTCTGGGAGGTTGCTCATAGACGGCCATGACAGCTTCCGGGAGCACGGCAAGGTTGCGGGCAAGATGTTCACGGTTTTCACTGGCGAGAGGGACATGTGGGGCATATTCCAGTGGCGTTTAAGCATTCAGAGGAACCTCCGGTTCATTGCGAGGCTCTGGAAGGTTCCGGAGGGGGAGATAGGGGAGCGCATAGAGTACGCGCTCAAGCTGTTGAACCTGTGGGAGAAGAGGGACGAGTGGTACCAGAAGCTCTCGGCCGGAATGAAGCAGAAGGTTTACATCGCCTCCGCCTTGGTGGTGAGGCCGAAGTACCTCATACTCGACGAGCCGACGGTTTTTCTCGACGTCATAACCAAGGGTGAGATACACGACGCGATACTGACTATGGCAAGGGACTTCAGGACCACGGTCCTGCTCACCACCCACGATCTAGGGGAGGCCGAGAAGCTGAGTGACAGGGTTCTGCTCTTCAACAAGAGGCCTATCCTGGAGGGAAAGCCCGAGGAGATAAGTAGAAAGCTTAGGGTTCCAGTTGATAAGAAGGTTGTGGCCCTGGTGGAGGGAAAATTCGACTGCAACTGTGACGGTCTTGTGAAGTGCACCTTTAAGAACGGCTATACTCATCTCGTTGCGTATCTTAAGGTTGACGAAGTTGATGAGTTCGTGAGGTTTCTCTCCTTGAAAGGTGCCCTTCAGATTAAGGTGGAGGATCTATCACTTGAGGACGTGTTTTTACTTATCTTTGATAATAGGTTATTTGGGGGATGA
- a CDS encoding geranylgeranyl reductase family protein: MPMIHIVGVGPAGASLAYYLKDEFKVRGYEIRKSPGAKPCAWAVPRSLEKYIKIPEEVILNKIYGQKIYLNNKLLSENYQRLPQGYILNKPSFIKWLLDGVDVKLGKSIKFKGQEPELRTRDGDITVIATGSIFHNESKWKFLTYQYILKDAKIEDDIIEIRFYTDFVGYIWVFPRGNKADVGIGGFLSHDELKARLDSFIKNDERFRYTKIERKEGAHIYAGGIKEELYNFKYPVIGEALGAVYPLTGEGIRPSIISSHALFRSIKYGKPFKEEFEKTGVPQQINFQKQLVEALLKAPPHLREVFIREYFKSSKNPL; the protein is encoded by the coding sequence ATGCCAATGATTCACATAGTTGGTGTAGGACCGGCAGGGGCATCTTTAGCTTACTACCTTAAAGATGAATTTAAAGTAAGAGGTTATGAAATAAGGAAATCCCCCGGAGCAAAACCCTGTGCTTGGGCAGTTCCAAGAAGTTTGGAAAAATATATCAAAATTCCAGAGGAAGTCATTTTAAACAAGATATATGGACAAAAGATATATCTTAACAATAAGCTACTGAGTGAAAATTATCAAAGATTACCGCAGGGGTATATACTCAACAAACCATCATTCATTAAATGGCTTTTGGATGGAGTGGACGTTAAACTAGGCAAATCCATCAAATTTAAGGGACAAGAGCCAGAACTAAGAACGAGAGACGGTGATATCACTGTGATTGCAACAGGAAGCATATTTCATAATGAAAGCAAGTGGAAGTTTCTGACGTACCAATATATACTTAAAGATGCCAAAATCGAAGATGATATTATAGAAATTAGGTTTTACACTGATTTCGTCGGCTACATCTGGGTATTCCCACGAGGAAATAAAGCAGATGTGGGCATTGGAGGATTTTTAAGCCATGACGAATTGAAAGCGAGACTTGACTCTTTCATTAAAAATGATGAGCGTTTTAGATACACAAAAATTGAAAGAAAAGAAGGCGCACACATTTATGCCGGAGGCATAAAAGAGGAGTTGTACAATTTTAAGTATCCAGTTATAGGAGAGGCGCTGGGGGCAGTGTACCCCCTAACTGGCGAAGGAATAAGACCCTCCATAATTTCCTCCCATGCTCTCTTCAGGTCTATAAAGTATGGAAAACCATTCAAAGAAGAGTTTGAAAAAACCGGAGTTCCCCAGCAAATCAACTTTCAAAAACAACTAGTCGAAGCCCTCCTAAAAGCACCACCCCATCTGAGAGAGGTATTCATAAGAGAATACTTCAAAAGCTCCAAAAATCCATTATAG